In Pedobacter heparinus DSM 2366, the following are encoded in one genomic region:
- a CDS encoding fasciclin domain-containing protein: MKRIILSAIAIVALAFTTQVYAQKNPMVGGAAMYATKDIVDNAVNSKDHTTLVAAVKAAGLVETLKGAGPFTVFAPTNAAFNKLPAGTVATLLKPENKSALTKVLTYHVVAGKWTAADIDKAIKKGKGKTELTTVEGGKLWAWMEGKKLVLKDEKGGTATVTIANVMQKNGVIHVIDTVLMPK, encoded by the coding sequence ATGAAACGAATTATTTTATCAGCAATTGCCATAGTAGCTCTGGCATTCACAACACAGGTTTACGCTCAAAAAAATCCGATGGTAGGTGGTGCTGCAATGTACGCCACAAAAGACATTGTAGACAATGCAGTAAACTCTAAAGACCATACTACACTTGTTGCTGCCGTTAAAGCAGCCGGATTGGTCGAAACTTTAAAAGGAGCAGGACCATTTACTGTTTTTGCCCCAACAAATGCTGCATTCAACAAACTGCCTGCCGGAACGGTAGCGACCCTACTGAAACCTGAAAACAAATCCGCCTTAACCAAAGTATTAACTTATCATGTTGTTGCCGGTAAATGGACTGCGGCAGACATTGACAAAGCCATCAAAAAAGGAAAAGGCAAAACAGAACTGACTACTGTTGAAGGCGGTAAACTCTGGGCATGGATGGAAGGAAAAAAATTAGTACTTAAGGATGAAAAAGGCGGAACTGCAACGGTTACCATTGCCAACGTAATGCAAAAAAATGGAGTGATCCATGTGATTGATACCGTATTGATGCCAAAATAA